A genomic segment from Juglans regia cultivar Chandler chromosome 14, Walnut 2.0, whole genome shotgun sequence encodes:
- the LOC108990105 gene encoding kiwellin-like: MANLVLVLLLPGLFLIINIISLPPLPARAISSCNGPCKSLDDCTGQLICIEGKCNDDPDQVGNNICKGSPPPKDNKCQPSGTKNCNGKSFSQFKCSPPVTSSTRALLTNNDFSEGGDGGGASSCDESFHENSERVVALSTGWFDGGSRCGKMIKITASNGRSVEAKVVDECDSVNGCDAEHAGQPPCKNNIVDGSDAVWNDLGLNIDDGVVPVTWSMA, encoded by the coding sequence ATGGCAAACCTAGTTTTAGTACTGTTGCTTCCCGGCCTTTTCCTCATTATCAACATCATCTCCCTCCCGCCTCTCCCTGCACGAGCTATATCCTCATGCAACGGCCCATGCAAATCCCTCGACGACTGCACCGGCCAACTCATTTGCATCGAGGGTAAGTGCAATGATGACCCTGATCAGGTTGGAAACAACATATGCAAGGGCTCCCCGCCCCCTAAAGATAACAAATGCCAGCCCTCAGGCACTAAGAATTGCAACGGAAAATCTTTCTCTCAGTTCAAATGCTCACCCCCCGTAACGTCCTCCACGCGAGCCCTTCTCACAAACAATGACTTCAGCGAAGGTGGGGATGGCGGGGGTGCATCCAGTTGCGATGAAAGTTTCCATGAAAATTCAGAGCGGGTTGTGGCACTATCAACTGGATGGTTTGATGGGGGTTCACGCTGTGGGAAGATGATCAAAATTACGGCTAGTAATGGGAGGAGTGTGGAAGCCAAGGTAGTAGATGAGTGTGATTCTGTGAATGGGTGTGATGCAGAGCATGCAGGCCAGCCTCCATGTAAGAATAATATTGTTGATGGATCAGATGCTGTATGGAACGATTTGGGACTGAATATAGACGATGGTGTAGTGCCTGTTACTTGGTCTATGGCCTAG
- the LOC108990104 gene encoding beta-galactosidase 8, producing MRGTGFLLVFCWVLGLLASTSFCGNVTYDHRALVIDGKRRVLISGSIHYPRSTPEMWPDLIQKSKDGGLDVIETYVFWNLHEQVRNQYDFEGRKDLVKFVKTVADAGLYVHLRIGPYACAEWNYGGFPVWLRFIPGIQFRTDNEPFKAEMKRFTAKIVDLMQQEKLYASQGGPIILSQIENEYEFVAGAYGPAAKSYINWAAAMATSLDTGVPWVMCQQADAPDPVINTCNGFYCDQFKPNSNKKPKMWTENYCGWFLSFGGPVRYRPVEDLAFAVARFFQLGGTFQNYYMYHGGTNFGRTTGGPFVSTSYDYDAPIDEYGILRQPKWGHLKDVHKAVKLCEEALVGTDPTVTSLGQNLEAAVYKTGSGCAAFLANVGTQSDATVNFNGNSYSLPAWSVSILPDCKNVVLNTAKINSAAMIPSFSHQSLKGNIDSSEALGSGWSWINEPVGISKDDAFVKLGLLEQINTTADNSDYLWYSLGIEIKSDEPFLEDGSQTVLHVESLGHALHAFTNGKLVGSGKGNSGNAKVSEDIPIALVIGKNKIDLLSLTVGLQNFGPFLDQTGAGITGPVKLKGIKNGTTVDLSSQEWTYQVGLKGEELGLSSGSSSQWDSKSTLPKNQPLIWYKTKFDAPAGSDPVALDFTGLGKGEAWVNGQSIGRYWPVYASTNSGCAGSCNYRGTYDASKCLRNCGKPSQTLYHVPRSWLQSSGNTLVLFEEIGGDPTKISFATRQIGSLCSHVSESHPSPIDTWNTDSTSGRKLGPTVSLECPSPGQVISSIKFASFGTPSGTCGGYSHGQCSSRRALSIVQKACIGSKSCSIGVSVNTFGDPCIGVTKSLAVEASCTERSEPEASSKTSLYGV from the exons ATGAGAGGGACTGGGTTTCTGTTGGTTTTCTGCTGGGTGCTCGGCCTGCTGGCCTCCACCTCGTTTTGTGGCAATGTGACGTACGATCACAGAGCGCTAGTGATCGACGGCAAGCGCCGGGTCTTGATCTCCGGCTCCATTCATTACCCTCGTAGCACTCCCGAG ATGTGGCCGGATTTGATACAAAAATCTAAAGACGGAGGATTGGATGTGATCGAGACTTACGTTTTCTGGAACTTGCACGAACAAGTTCGAAACCag TATGATTTTGAGGGAAGAAAGGATTTGGTGAAATTTGTGAAGACAGTTGCTGATGCTGGTCTTTATGTTCATCTTCGTATCGGACCTTATGCATGCGCGGAATGGAACTATGG TGGTTTTCCCGTCTGGTTGCGTTTTATTCCTGGAATCCAGTTTCGAACTGACAATGAGCCGTTCAAG GCAGAAATGAAGCGATTCACAGCCAAGATTGTGGACTTGATGCAGCAGGAGAAACTTTATGCCTCTCAGGGTGGACCCATCATTTTATCTCAG ATAGAAAATGAGTATGAATTCGTAGCTGGGGCATATGGGCCTGCGGCTAAATCATACATCAATTGGGCAGCAGCCATGGCTACGTCTTTGGATACAGGGGTGCCTTGGGTCATGTGCCAGCAAGCAGATGCTCCTGATCCAGTC ATTAACACTTGCAATGGATTTTACTGTGACCAATTCAAACCTAATTCTAACAAGAAGCCAAAAATGTGGACTGAGAATTATTGTGGATG GTTTCTCTCGTTTGGTGGGCCTGTACGCTACAGACCTGTGGAAGACCTCGCATTTGCTGTGGCTCGCTTTTTCCAGCTTGGTGGAACTTTCCAAAACTATTATATG TACCACGGTGGGACTAACTTTGGCAGAACTACTGGTGGACCCTTCGTTTCCACAAGTTATGATTACGATGCTCCAATTGACGAGTATG GGATTCTTAGACAACCTAAGTGGGGCCACTTAAAAGATGTACATAAGGCGGTAAAGCTTTGTGAAGAAGCATTGGTGGGCACTGATCCAACAGTTACTTCTCTTGGTCAAAACTTAGAG GCTGCAGTTTATAAAACAGGATCTGGGTGTGCTGCTTTTCTTGCTAATGTGGGCACCCAATCTGATGCAACTGTGAATTTCAATGGTAATTCATATAGCTTACCTGCATGGTCTGTCAGCATTTTACCTGACTGCAAGAATGTGGTTCTTAATACCGCAAAG ATTAACTCTGCGGCAATGATTCCAAGCTTCAGTCATCAATCTTTGAAAGGCAATATTGATTCATCTGAAGCATTAGGCTCCGGTTGGAGTTGGATAAATGAACCAGTGGGTATCTCAAAGGATGATGCATTTGTGAAACTTGGACTATTGGAGCAAATAAATACCACAGCTGATAACAGCGACTACCTGTGGTACTCATTAGG CATTGAAATTAAAAGTGATGAGCCGTTCCTTGAAGATGGATCCCAAACAGTTCTTCATGTGGAATCTCTTGGACATGCCCTTCATGCATTCACTAATGGGAAGCTTGTAG GGAGTGGAAAAGGTAATAGTGGCAATGCTAAGGTTTCAGAGGATATCCCCATTGCACTTGTAATTGGGAAGAACAAAATTGATCTGCTGAGTTTGACTGTGGGACTTCAG aacTTCGGACCTTTTCTTGACCAAACCGGAGCGGGGATCACTGGTCCAGTAAAGCTAAAAGGCATAAAAAATGGCACCACTGTCGACCTCTCTTCACAGGAATGGACATATCAG GTTGGACTCAAAGGTGAAGAATTAGGTCTGTCCAGTGGAAGTTCTTCGCAGTGGGATTCAAAATCTACTTTACCCAAGAACCAACCCTTGATTTGGTACAAG ACAAAGTTTGATGCACCTGCTGGCAGTGACCCAGTTGCACTAGACTTTACAGGTTTGGGGAAGGGTGAGGCATGGGTGAATGGACAAAGCATTGGGCGCTATTGGCCTGTGTATGCCTCTACAAATAGTGGCTGTGCTGGCTCTTGCAATTACCGGGGAACTTATGACGCATCTAAATGCCTCAGGAACTGTGGGAAGCCATCTCAAACACT GTACCATGTACCCCGTTCATGGTTGCAATCAAGTGGCAACACTCTTGTACTGTTTGAGGAAATAGGTGGTGATCCAACAAAGATATCTTTTGCCACAAGACAGATTGGAAGTTTGTGCTCACACGTGTCAGAATCCCACCCATCACCTATAGATACATGGAATACAGATTCAACATCAGGAAGGAAACTGGGGCCTACAGTATCGTTGGAGTGCCCGAGTCCTGGTCAGGTCATCTCTTCAATCAAGTTTGCGAGTTTTGGGACTCCTAGTGGAACTTGTGGGGGCTATAGCCATGGCCAGTGCAGCAGCAGGAGGGCTCTTTCCATTGTCCAGAAG GCTTGCATTGGATCGAAGAGTTGTAGCATTGGAGTATCAGTTAACACATTTGGTGACCCGTGTATAGGAGTGACAAAGAGTTTAGCAGTAGAAGCTTCCTGTACAGAGAGGTCAGAGCCAGAGGCGTCCTCGAAGACTTCGCTTTATGGTGTATAA